In the Podospora bellae-mahoneyi strain CBS 112042 chromosome 4, whole genome shotgun sequence genome, one interval contains:
- the TUB2 gene encoding Beta-tubulin 2 (EggNog:ENOG503NVXK; COG:Z), whose amino-acid sequence MSTSTRYIPTRCLHRCHITISWLTPLFLQASGNKYVPRAVLVDLEPGTMDAVRAGPFGQLFRPDNFVFGQSGAGNNWAKGHYTEGAELVDQVLDVVRREAEGCDCLQGFQITHSLGGGTGAGMGTLLISKIREEFPDRMMATFSVVPSPKVSDTVVEPYNATLSVHQLVENSDETFCIDNEALYDICMRTLKLPNPSYGDLNHLVSAVMSGVTVSLRFPGQLNSDLRKLAVNMVPFPRLHFFMVGFAPLTSRGAHSFRAVSVPELTQQMFDPKNMMAASDFRNGRYLTCSAIPWQGLYEGG is encoded by the exons ATGTCTACTTCAACGAGGTACATACCAACACGATGCCTTCACCGCTGTCACATCACCATATCATGGCTAACACCTTTGTTCCTTCAGGCTTCCGGCAACAAGTATGTTCCCCGCGCTGTCCTCGTCGATCTCGAGCCCGGCACCATGGACGCTGTCCGTGCCGGTCCCTTCGGCCAGCTCTTCCGCCCCGACAACTTCGTCTTCGGCCAGTCCGGTGCTGGCAACAACTGGGCCAAGGGTCATTACACTGAGGGtgctgagcttgttgacCAGGTCCTCGACGTTGTCCGTCGTGAGGCCGAAGGCTGCGACTGCCTCCAGGGTTTCCAGATCACCCACTcccttggtggtggtaccgGTGCCGGTATGGGTACCCTTTTGATCTCCAAGATCCGCGAGGAGTTCCCCGACCGTATGATGGCCACCTTCTCCGTCGTGCCATCGCCCAAGGTTTCCGACACCGTTGTTGAGCCCTACAACGCCACCCTCTCCGTCCATCAGCTTGTTGAGAACTCCGACGAGACCTTCTGCATTGACAACGAGGCTCTCTACGACATCTGCATGCGCACCCTCAAGCTCCCTAACCCCTCGTATGGTGatctcaaccacctcgtcTCCGCCGTCATGTCCGGTGTGACCGTTTCTCTCCGTTTCCCCGGCCAGCTCAACTCTGATCTCCGCAAGTTGGCTGTCAACATGGTTCCTTTCCCTCGTCTCCACTTCTTCATGGTCGGCTTTGCTCCCCTGACCAGCCGTGGCGCCCACTCTTTCCGCGCCGTGTCCGTTCCCGAGTTGACCCAGCAGATGTTCGACCCCAAGAACATGATGGCTGCTTCCGACTTCCGCAACGGTCGTTACCTCACTTGCTCTGCCATC CCGTGGCAAGGTCTCTatgaaggaggttga